From Anaerohalosphaera lusitana, one genomic window encodes:
- a CDS encoding glycosyltransferase, which translates to MVALENRFIRTANGNIYSTTVCDYDFWKRYLQVFEKVIVLARVATSPEISLNKLQANGPGVEFFELPSFIGPWQYLKNRHRVESLVNAAVEQADAYILRVPGTVATLLWKALMKKSISYGVEVVGDPQASLGPGTVKSAIRPYIRFLMTRNQKLQCKEASAAAYVSESYLQKDYPSCGWSTHYSSIDLPADAFISKEELESKRIGGQLSNKPLRLCHIGSMSALYKSQDMLIRVVEICRKRGLDVCLHLLGDGAYRSKFEKEARDHGVKDYIFFDGRLPPGQPVLKWLDQGDIFVLPSLTEGLPRSMIEAMARGLPCIGTNVGGIPELLDEEYLVPPSNCHLLANKICNYAENPNKLAKMSLENWQKAREYEHENLNKRRIDFYNHLKLNTEKY; encoded by the coding sequence ATGGTTGCACTGGAAAACCGATTTATACGTACTGCTAATGGTAATATCTATTCCACCACTGTCTGCGATTACGACTTTTGGAAAAGATATTTACAAGTATTTGAAAAGGTAATCGTTCTTGCTCGAGTGGCTACAAGCCCCGAAATTAGTCTTAATAAGTTGCAGGCTAATGGCCCCGGAGTAGAGTTCTTCGAATTGCCTTCGTTTATTGGGCCATGGCAATACCTAAAAAACAGGCATAGAGTAGAAAGTCTGGTTAATGCAGCGGTAGAGCAAGCTGATGCGTACATACTTCGGGTTCCTGGTACAGTTGCAACGTTGCTGTGGAAGGCGCTAATGAAAAAATCTATTTCATATGGTGTAGAAGTTGTAGGAGACCCACAAGCTTCGCTTGGGCCAGGCACGGTTAAAAGTGCAATTAGGCCGTATATAAGGTTTTTAATGACACGAAATCAAAAGTTGCAGTGCAAAGAGGCGTCGGCCGCTGCTTACGTTTCAGAAAGTTATCTTCAAAAAGATTATCCTTCCTGCGGCTGGTCAACACATTACTCGAGTATTGACCTTCCTGCTGACGCTTTTATCAGCAAGGAAGAGTTGGAAAGCAAGCGAATAGGAGGACAGCTTAGCAATAAACCTCTACGACTTTGCCATATCGGTAGTATGTCTGCACTATACAAATCCCAAGATATGTTGATTAGGGTCGTTGAGATCTGTAGAAAAAGAGGTCTTGATGTGTGCCTCCATTTACTAGGTGACGGTGCTTATCGCTCAAAATTTGAAAAAGAAGCCAGAGATCATGGTGTGAAGGACTATATCTTTTTTGATGGTAGGCTGCCTCCAGGCCAGCCCGTACTAAAATGGCTTGATCAAGGTGATATTTTTGTTCTGCCCTCGTTAACTGAAGGATTGCCAAGATCTATGATAGAAGCTATGGCTAGAGGTTTACCTTGTATCGGAACGAATGTTGGCGGTATCCCTGAGCTGTTAGATGAGGAGTACCTTGTACCACCTTCAAACTGCCATCTGTTGGCAAACAAAATTTGTAATTATGCTGAAAATCCTAATAAACTTGCGAAGATGTCTTTGGAGAATTGGCAAAAGGCGCGTGAGTATGAACATGAAAATTTGAACAAGCGTCGGATTGATTTTTATAATCATTTAAAACTGAATACTGAAAAGTACTAA
- a CDS encoding glycosyltransferase, producing MIKVLHIFGKMNHGGAEMRTIELMPYLRQRGIRLDFCTLSNDTAPGSLDSLIKQHGGDVLQCPLKLQPWSFHHRLKNILKEGNYDAVHSHVFMFSGYVAFIAKQANIRSRVVHFRTTSDGGKKRNFSRKGYNKAMHYLVDKYATDILAVCIGAMEVGWRVDWRQDPRCKIVYNGIDVSKFQRKKDISSEVRCDLNLPQQSKLVVCVGRLIPDKSQNVLIDAAPEILGCNPDTHVLFVGDGPERSSLSDKVVRTSLEQRIHFLGTRTDVPELLLASDCFVLPSKREGLPGVVLEALMANLPVVATDLPGVREIQNYAPHVKIVPFGDSHALAREVSKSLCRNEHLHIHDRFYEAFDLKTCAEKLADVYEESLEG from the coding sequence TTGATAAAAGTTCTGCATATTTTTGGGAAGATGAACCATGGTGGCGCTGAAATGCGCACGATTGAGTTGATGCCTTACCTTCGTCAAAGAGGTATCCGGCTTGATTTCTGTACTCTCAGTAATGACACCGCACCGGGGAGCTTGGACAGTCTCATAAAACAGCATGGAGGTGACGTACTTCAGTGTCCCCTGAAATTGCAGCCATGGAGTTTTCATCACAGATTAAAAAATATTCTAAAGGAAGGTAATTACGACGCTGTACATAGCCATGTGTTCATGTTCAGCGGCTATGTTGCTTTTATAGCTAAACAAGCCAATATTCGATCCCGCGTTGTGCATTTCCGAACCACTTCTGATGGTGGCAAGAAGAGAAACTTCTCGAGAAAAGGCTATAATAAAGCCATGCATTATCTAGTCGATAAATATGCCACCGATATTCTTGCGGTTTGTATAGGGGCAATGGAAGTTGGGTGGAGAGTAGACTGGCGACAGGATCCAAGATGTAAAATAGTTTACAATGGTATCGACGTTTCTAAATTTCAACGGAAGAAGGATATCTCTAGTGAAGTTAGATGTGATCTAAATCTGCCACAGCAAAGTAAGCTGGTGGTTTGTGTAGGTAGATTAATCCCCGATAAATCTCAGAACGTCCTTATTGATGCCGCACCAGAAATTCTTGGATGCAACCCAGATACTCATGTGCTTTTTGTTGGGGATGGTCCCGAGCGGTCGTCTTTGTCAGATAAGGTGGTAAGGACATCGCTGGAACAACGAATTCATTTTCTCGGTACAAGGACTGATGTTCCCGAGCTTCTGCTCGCATCTGACTGCTTTGTCTTGCCCTCAAAAAGAGAAGGCTTACCAGGGGTCGTTCTTGAAGCGTTAATGGCGAATTTACCGGTGGTTGCAACTGATCTCCCTGGCGTCAGGGAAATCCAGAATTACGCACCGCATGTAAAAATTGTACCATTTGGGGACAGCCATGCATTGGCACGAGAAGTAAGCAAGTCTTTGTGCCGAAATGAACATCTGCATATACATGACCGTTTTTATGAAGCTTTTGATCTGAAGACATGCGCTGAAAAGCTGGCTGATGTCTACGAAGAATCCTTGGAGGGTTAA
- the wzy gene encoding O-antigen polysaccharide polymerase Wzy produces MNKSTTEIFRVQALTKTSWLYQCWLFFTALLSGVVYGMLHESPQATVKYMVAVYYLIFALHVLHRTKCFRQQANVLSPDILFSILYTLFHLGYITLYALNIVPYESDIIFYKASISKALFVINLGFIGFLSGYEFAAPKMLDFSVLQKPRRIPKQGWLLAGVSLIITSIVMHYGVLLVLGLSIFKSHGYTAVQNLDRYVDSYLINLLWSQNVHVMVLGITIYTAASALRYGKLFYSKFVTVLVSLFLFTIILEGNRGPILMILIPILLVRHYFVRPISLKILVVLAVLLLFVFAAIGVVRTIAFEPEKMMEELEYQAQSEQLTWANPFIEMGGSFLVVNITTHEVPEREPFWHGASWRDAIIHFVPFLSRYTLASGISTWSPSVWITTTFFGKESAGRAFTVAAEGYLNFGFVGAFAELFLLGVFARWLTVKFSRNPSMFWALIMLGCLGPIMMVIRNHLALLTHKITLVVIIAIVIQLFIGDEPVESYDMDLESYSY; encoded by the coding sequence ATGAATAAGTCTACTACTGAGATATTTCGCGTACAAGCCTTGACAAAAACCTCATGGCTGTACCAGTGCTGGTTGTTTTTTACAGCCTTGCTCTCTGGGGTTGTATATGGCATGTTGCATGAAAGCCCCCAGGCGACCGTTAAGTATATGGTAGCTGTTTATTATTTGATATTTGCTTTACATGTCCTCCATCGTACTAAATGCTTTCGTCAGCAAGCTAATGTGCTGTCGCCGGATATTCTTTTTAGTATTTTATATACCTTATTCCATTTGGGTTATATTACATTATATGCACTGAACATTGTACCGTATGAGAGTGATATCATTTTTTATAAGGCATCAATATCTAAGGCATTGTTTGTTATAAATTTGGGGTTTATTGGCTTTTTGTCAGGATATGAATTTGCTGCCCCAAAGATGCTTGATTTCTCCGTTTTACAGAAACCCCGGAGGATTCCTAAACAGGGCTGGTTGCTGGCGGGTGTATCTTTGATAATAACATCAATAGTAATGCATTACGGCGTTCTTTTGGTTTTAGGTTTGTCGATCTTTAAGAGCCATGGCTACACCGCTGTTCAAAATCTGGACCGATATGTCGACTCCTATTTAATAAATTTGCTTTGGAGTCAGAATGTGCATGTCATGGTACTAGGGATTACAATTTATACGGCAGCAAGTGCATTAAGATATGGTAAGCTTTTCTATTCTAAATTTGTAACTGTTTTGGTTTCGCTCTTTCTGTTTACGATAATTTTGGAGGGTAACAGAGGACCTATTTTAATGATTCTAATCCCCATACTGCTTGTACGCCACTATTTTGTTCGACCTATTTCGCTTAAAATTTTGGTTGTTTTAGCGGTATTGCTGTTGTTTGTCTTTGCTGCTATTGGTGTAGTAAGAACTATCGCATTCGAACCTGAAAAAATGATGGAGGAGCTTGAATATCAGGCACAAAGTGAACAGCTTACTTGGGCAAATCCTTTTATCGAAATGGGAGGATCTTTTCTGGTAGTCAATATCACTACTCACGAGGTTCCCGAGCGCGAACCATTTTGGCATGGGGCCTCATGGCGAGATGCCATAATTCACTTCGTACCATTCTTGTCCAGATACACGTTGGCAAGTGGCATTTCGACCTGGTCTCCTTCTGTGTGGATTACAACGACTTTTTTTGGAAAAGAAAGTGCTGGGCGTGCTTTTACTGTTGCAGCGGAGGGATACCTTAATTTTGGTTTTGTTGGTGCATTCGCCGAACTGTTTTTGTTAGGTGTTTTTGCCCGGTGGTTAACAGTTAAATTCAGTCGAAATCCTTCCATGTTTTGGGCTTTGATAATGCTTGGTTGCTTGGGGCCGATTATGATGGTTATACGTAATCATCTAGCCCTTCTGACCCATAAAATTACCTTGGTTGTGATAATAGCAATTGTTATTCAATTGTTTATTGGAGATGAACCTGTTGAGTCATATGACATGGACTTGGAATCCTATTCTTATTAG
- a CDS encoding oligosaccharide flippase family protein, translating to MNQRNRLVINVITNYATFLLYGVANVFLVGYVVRQIGKEAFGLVSLVLSLTVFVDLFGRGICQALTKYVAAETGKENSRSITDYVTSSTVWFIFAGILGGSIVYVLSFFAGDWFEIPGDQLHTAKIALQLMALKVIVCFPFSSFQGVLWGYQRYDLTNLARSVAVLFRVLGTVICFEFFTAGVIPLVVVSILSFVVERVIWTLSSIKVAGGLHFNLNSFSLRALYVLAGFGSLMLIIQIANLLGYEVVKWVVGAELSVIDVGSYTIIATMVAFVGSLVRSIANVLVPATSRLDSLSQHDAKVRLAQTATKYSMIVAVGFCVVPVFFLKPLFLYWLGSEYSGRYLDSLVLAALVLLIGQLFISSALCVLQMLTGVGKVKIPAIVTLTWALGGIISVWSYLHWIYASLFAVVVGITIARVIGSMIHLTYGMYVLKIDKKLFISKSIVRPVIAGIFACGVGWLCSIYANFQDWKILVACVLFVATTYVFMTWLFVFNHRDRNLGTKLANKAFSKVSIRNAG from the coding sequence ATGAACCAGCGTAATCGCCTTGTCATAAACGTTATTACCAACTACGCAACCTTCTTATTATATGGTGTAGCTAACGTTTTTCTTGTTGGCTACGTTGTCAGACAAATTGGGAAGGAGGCTTTCGGGTTAGTATCGTTAGTTCTGTCTTTGACAGTTTTTGTGGACCTTTTTGGGAGGGGCATATGCCAGGCATTAACTAAATATGTCGCTGCCGAGACCGGAAAAGAAAATTCTCGTTCTATAACAGATTATGTTACATCAAGTACCGTATGGTTTATTTTTGCTGGTATTCTAGGAGGGAGTATAGTATATGTACTTAGTTTTTTTGCAGGGGATTGGTTTGAAATACCCGGAGACCAGCTTCATACGGCAAAAATTGCCTTACAGCTAATGGCCCTCAAAGTTATTGTTTGTTTCCCATTTAGTTCTTTTCAAGGTGTCTTATGGGGTTATCAGCGGTATGACCTTACAAATCTGGCAAGATCCGTAGCGGTGCTGTTCAGAGTGCTTGGTACCGTAATTTGTTTTGAATTTTTTACTGCGGGTGTAATTCCTCTTGTTGTGGTTTCTATCTTATCATTTGTTGTCGAAAGAGTAATCTGGACCCTATCTTCAATTAAAGTGGCAGGTGGATTGCACTTTAATTTGAACAGTTTTTCTCTGCGTGCACTATATGTTTTAGCTGGATTCGGCAGTCTGATGTTGATAATTCAGATTGCTAATCTGCTTGGGTATGAGGTTGTTAAATGGGTTGTTGGAGCAGAACTGTCTGTTATCGATGTCGGGAGCTATACTATCATCGCAACAATGGTCGCATTCGTCGGTAGTTTAGTGAGATCAATCGCCAATGTGCTTGTGCCTGCTACAAGCAGGTTGGATTCTTTAAGTCAACATGATGCTAAAGTCCGATTGGCCCAAACTGCGACAAAGTATTCGATGATAGTTGCTGTGGGCTTTTGTGTTGTGCCTGTCTTCTTTTTAAAACCATTATTTTTGTATTGGTTGGGATCTGAGTATTCTGGCAGATATTTAGATTCGCTTGTTTTGGCTGCCCTTGTCTTATTGATTGGACAACTATTTATAAGCAGTGCTCTTTGTGTTTTACAAATGTTAACTGGAGTAGGAAAGGTAAAAATTCCCGCTATTGTCACATTGACTTGGGCATTAGGAGGTATTATTTCTGTATGGAGTTATTTGCACTGGATATATGCTTCTTTGTTTGCTGTAGTTGTTGGGATCACAATAGCTAGGGTTATTGGATCTATGATTCATTTGACTTATGGAATGTATGTTTTGAAGATCGACAAAAAGCTGTTTATTTCGAAATCCATTGTACGACCTGTAATAGCTGGTATTTTTGCCTGTGGTGTGGGCTGGTTATGTAGCATTTATGCGAACTTTCAGGACTGGAAAATCCTTGTTGCGTGTGTGCTATTTGTAGCAACAACATACGTATTTATGACTTGGTTATTTGTTTTTAATCATCGAGATCGCAATTTGGGAACCAAATTGGCAAACAAAGCATTTTCGAAGGTCAGTATACGAAATGCGGGATAA
- a CDS encoding putative glycoside hydrolase, which translates to MTIKKKYIILALLINFSVTFSFAGPATIFLKKRELMVGDSWSSRPLAVEDAFQNLVKYDAIWCGQLITKHNYPAWELLRQRKPEQLLLFYFSSFTVQKGNSFASFEYDYINQYHPDWLLQKEVKLEAKNPDMRIRWNPSDPSHAYYDRFFIDVANPAFQDWAADNVVRLIEENAASSRFSFDGLALDNVLLDVWVHNISKRHPSWKYANKEEEWTNGFLEYLGKLKQSLNSNGYLLVVNHTLDYGSNRDGVDWTSIIARTDGLMDEKALGITSKKFFRENKWLTSLQHHEQILKKGLIDWWYCHPREDSRFTKRDFLYFYCSWMLVKQDGRSLFTASRGKRGYANSTVPWYSEYELDLGSPLAPKFKSNNCWLRKFERESLVAVNPNHSTESIDLPKDETFVDPSTSQMFKGSLSLPAQSGKILLKIGQGEGKRRE; encoded by the coding sequence GTGACTATAAAGAAGAAATATATTATTTTAGCGTTATTAATTAATTTTTCCGTAACATTTTCCTTTGCGGGGCCAGCTACAATTTTCTTAAAGAAAAGGGAATTGATGGTTGGTGATAGTTGGTCATCTAGGCCCTTAGCCGTGGAAGATGCTTTTCAGAATCTAGTTAAATATGATGCTATTTGGTGCGGTCAATTAATAACTAAGCACAATTATCCAGCTTGGGAGCTTTTGAGGCAAAGAAAACCAGAACAACTACTTTTGTTCTATTTCAGTAGCTTTACAGTGCAGAAGGGAAATTCTTTTGCGTCTTTTGAATATGACTATATCAACCAGTACCACCCTGATTGGCTTCTACAAAAAGAAGTTAAGCTGGAAGCTAAAAATCCGGATATGCGGATTCGCTGGAACCCGTCAGATCCTAGTCACGCTTATTATGATCGTTTCTTTATAGACGTTGCAAATCCAGCCTTTCAGGATTGGGCAGCTGATAATGTTGTTCGTCTTATTGAAGAAAATGCAGCTTCATCCAGATTTTCTTTCGATGGTCTTGCCTTGGATAATGTTCTTCTAGATGTATGGGTACACAATATTTCCAAAAGACACCCTAGTTGGAAATATGCAAACAAGGAGGAAGAATGGACAAATGGTTTTTTGGAATATCTCGGAAAATTGAAGCAGTCACTCAATAGTAATGGATACCTACTCGTAGTTAATCATACACTTGATTATGGATCAAATCGAGATGGTGTTGATTGGACTTCCATTATTGCACGCACAGACGGACTTATGGATGAAAAAGCTTTGGGAATCACCAGCAAGAAGTTTTTTAGGGAAAATAAGTGGCTCACGAGTTTACAGCATCACGAACAAATTCTGAAAAAAGGCCTCATTGATTGGTGGTATTGTCATCCGCGAGAAGATAGTAGATTTACAAAAAGAGATTTCTTGTACTTTTATTGCTCATGGATGCTTGTGAAGCAGGATGGTAGAAGCCTTTTTACTGCAAGCAGAGGCAAAAGAGGGTATGCAAATTCAACTGTTCCATGGTATTCTGAATATGAACTGGACCTTGGTTCGCCTTTAGCCCCAAAATTCAAATCAAATAATTGCTGGTTGAGAAAATTTGAGCGGGAGAGTTTAGTGGCCGTTAATCCTAATCACAGCACCGAAAGCATTGATCTGCCCAAAGATGAAACGTTTGTAGATCCTTCTACTAGCCAAATGTTCAAAGGCAGTCTTTCGCTTCCTGCACAATCAGGCAAGATACTGCTTAAGATCGGCCAAGGCGAAGGTAAGAGGCGTGAATGA
- a CDS encoding nucleotide sugar dehydrogenase: MAAKKKTTKKAAKKTAKKKTTKKAVKKTAKKTTRKKAAKKKTTSAKKSDVPLVGIVGMGYVGLPLAREFCLGGAKVLGFDVNPKTVSNLNKGKSPLKHIPSSDVKEMVDTKNFKVTEKMNQLGKPDALLIAVPTPLTENREPDMQFVEKTCETISKYLRKGQLVVLESTTYPGTTKELMLPILEKSGLKAGRDFHLAYSPEREDPGNKSFRTATIPKVVGGYDKKSLDMAVEIYKYAIDTLVPVKSCEAAEAAKILENTYRCVNIAMVNELKMLFDRMGIDVWEVIHAASTKPFGYKAFYPGPGLGGHCIPIDPFYLTWKARQYGMPTRFIELAGEINTDMPHYVVMRTLEALNDHKKSLKGSKVLVLGLAYKKDIDDVRESPSLELIELLREKGARVDYNDPYIPQTHKQRDYDLQMKSKKLTPKMLQKYDAVLISTDHSEYDYNWVVENSQLVIDTRNATEKVRKGRKKIVKA, encoded by the coding sequence ATGGCCGCTAAAAAGAAGACCACTAAGAAAGCCGCGAAAAAGACCGCTAAGAAGAAGACAACAAAGAAGGCTGTAAAGAAAACAGCCAAAAAAACAACACGGAAAAAGGCTGCTAAAAAGAAAACCACCTCGGCCAAGAAGAGTGACGTGCCGCTGGTCGGTATTGTCGGCATGGGTTATGTAGGTCTTCCCCTGGCACGTGAGTTTTGTCTGGGCGGAGCGAAGGTGCTCGGCTTCGACGTTAATCCTAAGACCGTAAGCAATCTCAACAAGGGCAAGAGTCCGCTCAAGCACATCCCATCCAGCGATGTCAAGGAGATGGTCGATACCAAAAACTTCAAGGTCACCGAGAAGATGAATCAGCTCGGCAAGCCTGACGCTTTGCTGATCGCTGTTCCGACTCCGCTGACTGAGAATCGTGAGCCAGATATGCAGTTCGTCGAGAAGACCTGCGAAACGATCAGCAAGTATCTTCGCAAGGGTCAGCTCGTCGTACTTGAAAGCACTACCTATCCGGGTACGACAAAAGAACTGATGCTTCCGATCCTCGAAAAGTCGGGCCTCAAGGCCGGCCGAGATTTCCACCTGGCGTATTCTCCCGAACGTGAGGATCCGGGCAACAAGAGCTTCCGCACCGCGACGATACCGAAAGTCGTCGGGGGGTATGACAAAAAGAGTCTCGACATGGCGGTGGAGATCTACAAATACGCTATCGATACGCTCGTTCCGGTCAAGTCCTGCGAAGCCGCTGAGGCCGCGAAAATACTCGAAAATACCTACCGCTGCGTAAACATCGCAATGGTTAACGAACTCAAGATGCTTTTCGACCGTATGGGCATCGACGTGTGGGAAGTTATCCACGCTGCCAGTACGAAACCGTTCGGCTACAAGGCCTTCTACCCGGGGCCGGGGCTCGGCGGGCACTGTATTCCGATCGATCCGTTCTATTTGACGTGGAAGGCCCGGCAGTACGGCATGCCGACCCGCTTTATCGAGCTGGCAGGCGAGATCAACACCGATATGCCGCATTATGTTGTGATGCGGACGCTTGAGGCGCTGAACGACCATAAGAAGAGCCTTAAGGGCTCGAAGGTGCTCGTGCTCGGCCTGGCGTATAAGAAGGATATCGACGATGTACGCGAATCTCCGTCGCTTGAGTTGATAGAATTGCTAAGGGAAAAAGGCGCCAGGGTCGACTACAATGATCCGTATATTCCGCAGACGCACAAACAGCGGGACTATGATCTGCAGATGAAGAGCAAGAAGCTGACGCCGAAGATGCTGCAGAAATATGATGCGGTCCTGATCAGCACCGACCACAGCGAATACGACTACAACTGGGTCGTTGAGAATTCGCAACTGGTGATAGATACCAGGAATGCCACGGAAAAAGTCAGGAAGGGTCGTAAGAAGATCGTGAAGGCGTGA
- a CDS encoding GDP-mannose 4,6-dehydratase, whose amino-acid sequence MNILVTGAAGFIGSHLTERLLADGHTVVGLDNLDPFYDMAIKRQNLSNFNQHENFTFVLGDICEPEDVERACTEQKPDMIVHLAAKAGVRPSILAPVPYHQVNVEGTTVMLEAARHYKIPKFIFASSSSVYGNNEKIPFAETDNVDYPISPYAATKKAGELICYTYSHLHDIDITCLRFFTAYGPRQRPDLAIHKFARLILDDKPIPVYGDGSMRRDYTYIDDIIDGVRAAMDRCSGYNIYNLGESQPIRLDELIAELENALGKKAIINRLPLQPGDVNQTYADVTKAKLELGYHPTTELSVGLKRFADWLKNTNTTE is encoded by the coding sequence ATGAATATCCTCGTAACAGGCGCAGCAGGTTTTATCGGTTCACATCTGACCGAACGGCTCCTTGCCGACGGTCATACAGTCGTCGGGCTAGACAATCTCGATCCGTTCTACGACATGGCGATCAAACGTCAGAATTTGAGCAATTTCAATCAGCACGAGAACTTCACCTTCGTGCTTGGTGACATATGCGAACCAGAAGACGTCGAACGTGCTTGCACAGAGCAAAAGCCGGACATGATCGTGCACCTTGCAGCCAAAGCGGGCGTTCGGCCGTCGATACTGGCTCCGGTTCCGTATCACCAGGTAAATGTCGAGGGCACTACTGTCATGCTCGAAGCAGCACGGCACTACAAGATCCCGAAATTCATCTTCGCTTCCAGCTCGAGTGTCTACGGCAATAATGAGAAAATTCCGTTTGCCGAAACCGATAACGTCGACTACCCGATCTCACCATACGCAGCCACCAAAAAGGCAGGCGAGCTGATCTGCTACACTTACAGTCATCTGCATGACATTGACATAACCTGCCTGCGTTTTTTTACAGCATACGGGCCGAGGCAGAGGCCGGACCTAGCGATACATAAATTCGCCCGCCTGATCCTCGATGACAAGCCCATTCCCGTCTATGGTGACGGTTCGATGAGACGCGACTACACATACATCGACGACATCATCGACGGCGTTAGAGCGGCGATGGACAGGTGCTCGGGCTACAATATTTACAATCTCGGTGAATCCCAGCCGATCCGACTTGACGAACTCATCGCCGAGCTCGAAAATGCACTCGGCAAAAAAGCGATTATCAACCGGCTCCCGCTCCAGCCAGGCGACGTCAATCAGACTTATGCTGATGTCACGAAGGCAAAGCTGGAGCTGGGCTATCATCCAACGACAGAACTGTCGGTCGGCCTTAAGCGTTTCGCCGACTGGCTCAAAAATACAAACACTACGGAATAG
- a CDS encoding UDP-glucose dehydrogenase family protein, translating to MKVAAVGVGYVGLVAAACLADAGNDVMCVDNDPQKIDLLRDGEIPIYEPGLTEIVKRNVTAGRLKFTTSIKEGVDESLLIFIGVGTPSAPDGSADISAVLEVAEQVAESMTDYRIIVTKSTVPVGTHKLVSEIMASKTDHPFDYVSNPEFLKEGSAVDDFLKPDRVIIGTENPAVREIMKQLYAPFMRKSKRIIFMDPASAEMAKYAANVMLATRISFMNELSGLCDTFDADIEQVRRAVGSDSRIGSAFLFPGVGYGGSCFPKDVRALTYMGDQKDCPMTIAQAVRDANYHQQDRFADRVLNYFKDKKDITIAAWGLAFKAKTDDTRESPAVRCIQKFLDAGFKVNAYDPEAKPAELEGRIKTTTRSYDALENADALVIFTDWQEFRNPNFDLITEMLNSPVIFDGRNLYDPSFIKKYGIEYHSIGRPTA from the coding sequence ATGAAAGTAGCAGCAGTAGGAGTCGGTTATGTTGGTCTGGTCGCAGCGGCATGTCTTGCCGACGCGGGCAATGATGTAATGTGCGTCGACAATGATCCGCAGAAGATCGACCTGCTCAGAGACGGCGAGATCCCGATCTATGAGCCCGGCCTTACCGAGATCGTCAAACGAAACGTGACCGCGGGCCGATTGAAATTCACGACCTCCATTAAAGAGGGCGTGGACGAATCGCTGCTGATCTTCATCGGAGTCGGCACACCCAGTGCACCCGACGGCTCTGCAGATATATCTGCCGTGCTGGAAGTGGCAGAGCAGGTTGCCGAATCGATGACCGACTACCGCATCATCGTTACAAAAAGCACCGTACCAGTCGGCACGCACAAACTGGTCAGCGAAATTATGGCAAGCAAGACCGACCACCCATTCGATTATGTCTCAAATCCAGAGTTCCTCAAAGAGGGCTCTGCGGTTGATGACTTCCTCAAACCTGACCGCGTGATCATCGGTACTGAAAACCCGGCCGTCCGCGAAATAATGAAACAGCTCTACGCACCGTTCATGCGTAAGAGCAAACGCATAATCTTCATGGATCCAGCCAGTGCGGAAATGGCCAAGTACGCGGCCAACGTCATGCTCGCAACCCGCATCTCTTTCATGAACGAGCTCAGCGGCCTTTGCGACACCTTCGATGCGGACATCGAACAGGTCCGCCGGGCAGTCGGCAGCGATTCGCGGATCGGCAGTGCTTTTCTGTTTCCGGGCGTCGGCTACGGCGGAAGCTGCTTTCCTAAAGACGTGCGGGCACTGACATACATGGGTGACCAGAAGGATTGTCCGATGACGATCGCACAGGCGGTACGCGATGCTAACTACCATCAGCAGGACAGATTTGCAGATCGTGTGCTGAACTACTTCAAAGACAAGAAGGACATCACTATCGCGGCGTGGGGGCTGGCGTTCAAGGCCAAGACGGACGACACCCGCGAATCGCCGGCAGTCCGCTGCATACAGAAATTTTTGGATGCGGGCTTCAAGGTGAACGCATACGACCCGGAAGCAAAACCTGCTGAACTCGAAGGCAGGATCAAAACGACCACCCGCAGCTATGACGCACTTGAAAACGCGGACGCACTGGTCATCTTTACCGACTGGCAAGAGTTCCGAAATCCCAACTTCGATCTGATCACCGAAATGCTCAATTCACCGGTCATCTTTGACGGCCGAAATCTTTACGACCCGTCATTCATCAAAAAGTACGGAATCGAATACCACAGCATAGGAAGGCCCACAGCTTAG